Proteins encoded by one window of Sphingosinicella sp. BN140058:
- a CDS encoding glycoside hydrolase family 5 protein: MTILREMKLALVAAIALLCGVAEAAPAGAAAPAAAQFRRGVNIIGYDPIWKDPAKARFQQKHFGEIRRGGFDFVRVNLFAFEHMDERNRLDPKWLERLDWVVREAGKAGLGVILDEHDFDACAKDLPACKVKLPAFWRQVAPRYARAPASVAFELLNEPYGPLDADTWNTLSAELLGIVRASNPARTVIIGPTQWNNFAQLKTLKLPEADRNILVTFHYYEPFRFTHQGASWAGDMKDVKGVQWSEDGRLQARRDFATVAAWAKAQRRPVLLGEFGAYDMSGTPIDQRVAYTKAIREEAEAAGFPWAYWQFDSNFLVWDMDKDGWVEPIRSALIPSPR, translated from the coding sequence ATGACGATTTTGCGAGAGATGAAGCTGGCACTGGTCGCGGCGATCGCGCTGCTGTGCGGGGTCGCGGAGGCGGCACCGGCCGGGGCGGCGGCGCCCGCGGCTGCGCAGTTCAGGCGCGGGGTCAACATCATCGGCTACGATCCGATCTGGAAGGATCCGGCCAAGGCGCGTTTCCAGCAGAAGCATTTCGGCGAAATACGCCGCGGCGGGTTCGACTTCGTTCGGGTCAATTTGTTCGCCTTCGAGCATATGGACGAACGGAACCGGCTCGATCCCAAATGGCTGGAACGGCTCGACTGGGTGGTGCGCGAGGCCGGCAAGGCCGGGCTCGGCGTGATCCTGGACGAGCATGACTTCGATGCCTGCGCCAAGGATCTGCCGGCCTGCAAGGTGAAGCTGCCCGCTTTCTGGCGTCAGGTCGCGCCGCGCTACGCGCGAGCGCCGGCGAGCGTCGCGTTCGAATTGCTCAACGAACCCTATGGTCCGCTCGACGCCGACACCTGGAACACGCTCTCGGCCGAGCTGCTCGGCATCGTCCGCGCCAGCAACCCGGCGCGAACGGTGATCATCGGGCCGACCCAGTGGAACAATTTCGCGCAGCTGAAGACGCTGAAGCTGCCGGAGGCCGACCGCAACATCCTCGTCACCTTCCATTATTACGAGCCGTTCCGCTTCACCCATCAGGGCGCCTCGTGGGCGGGCGACATGAAGGACGTGAAGGGCGTCCAGTGGAGCGAGGACGGGCGGCTGCAGGCGCGGCGCGACTTCGCCACGGTCGCCGCCTGGGCGAAGGCGCAGCGGCGCCCGGTGCTGCTCGGCGAATTCGGCGCCTACGACATGTCCGGCACGCCGATCGACCAGCGCGTCGCCTACACCAAGGCGATCCGCGAAGAGGCCGAGGCGGCGGGCTTTCCCTGGGCCTATTGGCAGTTCGATTCGAACTTTCTGGTGTGGGACATGGACAAGGACGGCTGGGTGGAGCCGATCCGGAGCGCGCTGATACCCTCTCCCCGTTAG